A genomic segment from Microthrixaceae bacterium encodes:
- the nusG gene encoding transcription termination/antitermination protein NusG gives MSEIDETPESEATEAAPGDVVVDEVAAEAGDVVGEAAGEDATAGEDATDGADGETAVGEAADGEPATTRRRRKQSPYDRPGRWYVLHSQSGYENKVRQNLEARTHSMNMEERIYEIQIPMEDVSEIRNGKKVVLQKKMFPGYLLIRCELDDDSWYVIRNTPGVTGFVGAGNKPTPLPRHEVEAFLSVPDDEVEVQARRSKPRSEYELHESVRVKEGPFADFSGEIVEINTDQLKLKVLVNIFGRETPVELEFGQVAKL, from the coding sequence ATGAGCGAGATCGACGAGACCCCCGAGTCCGAAGCGACCGAAGCCGCCCCCGGCGACGTCGTCGTGGACGAAGTTGCCGCCGAGGCCGGTGACGTAGTCGGCGAAGCGGCAGGCGAGGACGCAACCGCAGGCGAGGACGCAACCGACGGTGCCGATGGCGAGACCGCTGTCGGCGAGGCCGCAGACGGCGAGCCGGCGACCACCCGCCGCCGCCGCAAGCAGAGCCCCTATGACCGCCCCGGTCGTTGGTACGTGCTGCACAGCCAGTCTGGCTACGAGAACAAGGTTCGCCAGAACCTCGAGGCCCGCACGCACTCCATGAACATGGAAGAGCGCATCTACGAGATTCAGATCCCGATGGAGGACGTCTCGGAGATCCGCAACGGCAAGAAGGTCGTCCTCCAAAAGAAGATGTTCCCCGGCTATCTGCTGATCCGCTGCGAACTCGACGATGATTCGTGGTACGTGATCCGCAACACCCCGGGCGTCACCGGGTTCGTCGGCGCCGGCAACAAGCCGACCCCGCTGCCTCGCCACGAGGTCGAGGCATTCCTGTCGGTTCCCGACGATGAGGTCGAGGTCCAGGCGCGGCGCTCCAAGCCCCGCAGCGAGTACGAGTTGCACGAGTCGGTTCGTGTCAAGGAGGGTCCGTTCGCGGACTTCTCCGGCGAGATCGTGGAGATCAACACCGACCAGCTCAAGCTCAAGGTGCTCGTTAACATCTTCGGCCGAGAGACCCCTGTCGAGCTGGAGTTCGGTCAGGTCGCAAAGCTGTAG
- the rplK gene encoding 50S ribosomal protein L11 — translation MAKKVSAVVKIQIPAGGATPAPPVGTALGPHGIAIMDFCKEYNARTEAQRGTVIPVEITIFEDRSFTFITKTPPAPVLIREAAKLEKGSQTPGKSIAGTLTDEQVTAIANIKLPDLNTDDIDAAKQQIVGTARSMGIRVQG, via the coding sequence ATGGCCAAGAAGGTCTCCGCAGTCGTCAAGATCCAGATCCCCGCCGGTGGCGCAACCCCGGCTCCGCCCGTCGGCACCGCGCTCGGCCCGCACGGCATCGCGATCATGGACTTCTGCAAGGAATACAACGCACGCACCGAAGCCCAGCGCGGCACCGTGATCCCCGTCGAGATCACCATCTTCGAAGACCGCTCCTTCACCTTCATCACCAAGACGCCGCCGGCGCCGGTGCTCATCCGTGAAGCCGCCAAGCTCGAAAAGGGCTCGCAGACCCCGGGCAAGTCGATCGCCGGAACGCTCACCGACGAGCAGGTCACCGCGATCGCCAACATCAAGCTTCCCGACCTGAACACCGACGACATCGACGCTGCCAAACAGCAGATCGTCGGCACCGCCCGCTCGATGGGCATTCGCGTCCAGGGCTGA
- the rplA gene encoding 50S ribosomal protein L1 produces MMAKGKKYNDALKRFDREQFHTGTEAIELAKSIATAKFDETVEAAFRLGVDPRKADQMVRGTVALPAGTGKAVRVAVFAAGDAAREAEAAGAEYVGSDDLAAKIEAGNLDFDVTIATPDLMPLVGRLGRVLGPRGLMPNPKTGTVTNDVAKAVEEFKGGKVEYRTDRHGNVHVPIGKVSFDVADLVNNYQAVVDELQRAKPASSKGKYFKKVTVATTMGPGVRIDPNRLAE; encoded by the coding sequence ATCATGGCGAAGGGTAAGAAATACAACGACGCGCTGAAGCGCTTCGACCGCGAACAGTTCCACACCGGAACCGAGGCGATCGAGCTGGCCAAGAGCATCGCCACCGCGAAGTTCGACGAGACCGTCGAAGCCGCGTTCCGCCTCGGGGTCGACCCCCGAAAGGCCGACCAGATGGTGCGTGGCACCGTGGCCCTGCCCGCCGGAACCGGCAAGGCCGTCCGTGTCGCGGTGTTCGCCGCCGGCGACGCGGCCCGCGAGGCCGAGGCTGCGGGCGCCGAGTACGTCGGTTCCGACGACCTCGCCGCGAAGATCGAAGCCGGCAACCTCGATTTCGATGTCACCATCGCCACCCCGGACCTGATGCCGCTCGTGGGGCGCCTCGGTCGCGTGCTCGGCCCGCGCGGCCTCATGCCGAACCCGAAGACCGGCACCGTCACCAACGACGTGGCCAAGGCCGTCGAGGAGTTCAAGGGCGGCAAGGTCGAATACCGCACCGACCGTCACGGCAACGTGCACGTGCCGATCGGCAAGGTGAGCTTCGACGTCGCGGATCTGGTCAACAACTACCAGGCCGTGGTCGACGAACTCCAGCGCGCCAAGCCCGCCTCGTCGAAGGGCAAGTACTTCAAGAAGGTCACCGTCGCCACCACCATGGGCCCGGGCGTGCGGATCGACCCGAACCGTTTGGCCGAGTAA